TGGCAGAGGGTGTTGAGCAATGATGCGGGATCGGCTTCAGGCCCAGGATCGGCGGCGCGTTCTGCGTCGTCGCTCCTGGCCTGTCCTGAGCTGGAGCGGAATTGGCTTCCTGTGGGCCCTGTACCTTCTGGCCCTGCTGTCTTTCTTGGCTCACGAGAACTACCGCGATGCGCTACTTGTGGCAGCGGTCATCTCGGCGATCACGGCCCTTTTCCGCAGGATCGGAAGCTGCCGGATAGTCCTCCTGGATGACGCGATTCTGGTCGAGAATCCCATCATGGCCTATCTGGTTCCCTATCGGGATGTGCGCGGAGTGCACACGGCTTCTGGTGGTGGGCTGGAAATCGAGACCCACCGAGCGGGGAGTGTCCGGCCCTTCGCCTTCGGTGGCTCGCTGGTCGACGCCTTCTTCAAGACCAGTCAACGAGCTGCGGAGGAGATTCAGGTCGAGTTCGCAAGAAAGAGGAATCCAACGGATTCAGGAGCGGAAGAGAAGACGACCCGGAGCATTCGCCCTTGCCGGTCGGCGGATTCCCTGCTCGCCTTGGCACTGCTTCTGGCCATAGGTGCGGTCTCGTTCACCTGACGTCGAACACATCGGCTGGTGGTGTGCCGGAGGAACGCCGGCACACCACGTCCGCTGACCGATCACTGCGCGAGCCGCGGCAGTGATTCGGAGCCTGTTTGGTGTCTGGTCGTCATGGAGAACGTCACCTGCGAGGTTGCTGGCGGTACGGCGTACGTTGCGGACACCGAAGAGCTTGCCGAGCTCGCGTGGGTGGCCCTCTCCGATATCCCCGGCTACGTGCCGTACGGGCTCTTCGAGCCGGTGCAGCAGCACCTGGACACCACGCTGAAGTGACCGCCACCCGGGCATGGGTTGGCAACTCCGCTGCTGAGCGGGGAAGTTATCCCTCGCTCCCCTGCGAGCGGAGACGCTCGTTCTCCCTCTCCAGTGCGGCTACACGTCGTTCAAGCTCCGCACGGGTCGGCTTTTTCGGAGGCGGAGAAGCCGCTGGCTTCGGAGGAGAGGGCGGTTGACCGGCCAGCCCGATGGGCTCGAAGGCCACGATCCCTGATGGGTCCTTGCCGCACTCCGGGCATCGCTCTGACGACGAGCCGTGCAGCGTGGGCTTGCCATTCTCACGATGCCGCCGAGTCTCGACGATGTGGCCGCAATAGAGCCGTATGCGCCACCGCATGATGTCGCGCTCAGGCGTCGGGCAGCTATGCAGCATCTCCAGCACCTTGACTACGACAGCACGGCGACCTGCTGCGAGCACAGGGTCTGCCCGCTCTTCGGCCTTCTCCTCAGCGGCCTGCTTCTCCACGCGACGTCTGATGTCCTCCCACTGCTTCTGCTGTCGGTGATCGGCTCGGGTGAGCTGGTAGTCCTCCAGCGGACAGCCGTAGCTCTCATACTCCACCTCCCGCATGGCCGAAACCGTAGCGTTGGGCAGCGGAAAGTGCAGGCAGAGTTCGCTCCCGATCGGCCGTAGTGCCGCCCTGAGCAGATCTGACGGCCGACGAGAGCTCAATGGTCGTACGCGACCGAGTGGACGCCGTGACCAGTCCGGAGCCCACTTGGCCACAGGCGGGCTACTACCGCCGGGGGCGGTTGTTCCGTCCTGGGGTGGCGGCAGGGCCGGCCTGCTGCGGTGCAGAGGTCGCGCTTCCCGCAGGCCATGTCCCGGTGGTCGAGCGCCGTCGAGCGGCTTCGGCACGGCGGTTGGGTACGGGGTTGCGGCCGGTGTGCTGGATACGGGTGATCAGGACGCGGGCGGGCTGGCGGGCGGTGGCCAGTTCGCGCTGCGCGGCGGCCTCCCTGAGCAGTTGGTGGGGTTGGTGGCCGCGTGCCTCGGCGTCGGCGAGGACCGTAGCGAGTGCGGGCCAGCCGGCGTCGGTGAGGATCCGCTCGGCGTGGTCGGGGACGACTGCGCGGACGTCGCCGGCCAGAGTGCGGCGGGCCTCTTGTTTCGGCTGGCGGCGTTCCAGTTCAGCGAGTGTGGGGACAAGGGCGTGGTCGGCGGCGACCTGGAGGTGCTGGACAGCCCGGCGGGCGGCGTCGGCCTGGTGGGCGTGGTGCTTCGCCTCGTGCCAGCGTCCGGCGACGATGGTCGCCCAGACGAGGGCTGCGAGCAGGGCGGCGAGGGCGCTGCCGTCCGGGCCGGTGGCGGTGTGGACGATGTCGCGGGCGGCGATGCGTACGGTGTCGGCGGCGCGGTCTTCGGCTCGGATCTGAGAGCGCTGGGCTCGGGCGAACGCCTTGGACGCGGCCTGGAGTTCGACGCGCAGATCCGCTGGGGCCTTCTGCGCGGTGGCTTCCATCAGTTCGCCAAGGGCCGCGATGTGAGCCTGAACTCGCGCGTCTCCGCCTTCGTCACCAGTGCTGGTGTCGGCGAGCTCGCTGTGGAGGGTGTCGAGGGCGTCGGTGGCCTGGTGCCAGGGGGTTGTGGGCCGGTTGCGGCGGGCGGTGGGGTGTTCCTCCGGCTGGCTGGTTTCCAGGCGCGTCTTCAGCTTGGGCAGGGAGAGGTCGGGGGCGACCTTCCCGCCTGGCTTGTAGATCTGCGCGCCGTCCTTGTTGAGGTCGCCGGGGCGGCCGACGGCATAACCGAGGAGATCGCCGGACGGCCCGCGCTTGGGCTTGACTAGGACGTCGTCGGCTTCGAGGTAGGCGAGCAGTTCCTCGGCGTCGGTGACATGCGGGATGGCGGCGCGGATTCGGTCTTCGAGCCACTGTTGGCTGGTCTGCTCCCAGCCGAGGCGTTCGGCCTTGTGCATCTCGGCCTGGGTGGGGCGTCGGGTGCCGGTGCGGTCGCCCTTCTTGAGCTGGCGCAGCCCGTAGTCCTTCTCGATCTCGCGGCACTCGTCGCCGACGCGTATACCGCTGTCGTGGAGTTTGGGGCGGCGGCCGTCTTCGCGGACGGTAGTGGCGAGGATGTGGATGTGGTCGTCAGCGTGGCGTACGGCGATCCAACGGCAGGCAAGGTTGTCGTCTTCGGGAGAGATGCCGGCGGCAGCCACGATGCGCCGGGCGATCTCGCCCCACTCGGCGTCGGAGAGGTGGCGGTCCTCGGGCGCGGCGCGGACAGGGCAGTGCCAGACGTGGTCGGTGACCGGCTTGCCGAACTCGCTGTTGCGTAGCCGGACGGGCTCATCCAGGTAGTGGCCGAGTTCGGTCAGGGTGGCCATCTCGTTGCGGCCGGGGTCGGGCATGGCGAGCATCGCGAAGGCGGCGACGATGTGCGGATCGAGGTGTTCGTCGTGGGTTCCGCGGCCATAGAGGTAGGCGAGTAGCCCGCGGGTGTTGGACCCGGCCGGTTTGATGGCAGCGATCATTTCGGTCAGACCTCCGTCGGGTCGGCGGGCTCGCGCATGGCCTCGGCGATCAGGGAGAGCAGGTGGTGCAGCTCGTCGAGGCGCTCACGTACGTCGGGCGGGGTGCGGTCACTGTTGAGGGCACGGGCGATCTGGTTGACGTTGACGCCGATCCGGTTGAGCTGACGCAGGACCTGGGCGCGGAAGTGGTGCGTGCGGCGGCGGTCCTCGGACAGTGGCAGGTTGGCGGTGAACCGGCCGGTGACGAAGGCGAGGACGACGTCGGCGGCGAAACCGGAATCGCCCTTGTAGCCATGCTCGATGGCAGCCTCTTGGAGCCCTGCGTGCTCGTCACCGGTGAAGCGCAGCGGGCCGACGCGGACGGTGCGCTTGCTGCCGGTGAAACGGCGGATCGTGGGCTGTGCGCTCTTCACGGCGGGCTCGCCGACGGCAGTCTCGGCGGCACGAACGGGGCGGAGGATCTCGCGCTGGACGGTGTGGAGCGTGTCCGGGGCGGGGCCGCCCTCGCCCCCGACTTCCCGGTCCGGCGCCCCCTGGCGCTGGGCCGTCTCCGCCACCCCCGGGGCGGAGACCCCCGAAGACCGGCCATGAGTCGGACTCGGGGTACTACTGGCTCCGCCAGGAGCAGCCCGTCCGAACGCCCGCCGCAAACGTTCCGTCAGCGTAGTCGACTTCGTCAGTGTCAGCGGCTGGTCGATGGTGGCGTCGGCGTGGTGCGGGTCATGCGTCACGGATAGTTCTCCGGAGAAGTGCGGGCGGGATGATGGCGTGCGGGGGCCATGACTACGCCCGCAGGTGTGGATGAGTGATCGGGCGGAAAGCGTGGGCCGCCTGACCGGTGGCCGCACGAGTGGCGGCCACCGGCCAGGCGGGCGGTCAGTCGGCGTTTCGACCGGCGCCGGGTTCCGGCCGAAGGATCTTCATGACGTCGGTCAGCCGTCGACCGCTGACCGTATGTCCCTTGTCTCGTATGGCCTGTTGCACGATCGACCGTGTGAGCTTGCGCTTCTCGGCTGCAGCGATCCGCCCGATCTCAACCAATTCCTCGACCGTCGCGCTGACCGGACGGCCGCCACGCGGCTGGGGCTTCGAAATCCGGGGCGGCGGCATGCCGGAAGCGGTTGCCTGCGGTTTGGTGGCGTGTGCGGATGGCGTGGCAGGTGGTTCCGGCGTCTCGACGGAACTGGTGGCCGCGTGGTCGAGGGGCCGGTCGACCAGTTGGTGGATCTGCCGCATCAGCACCCCGAAGGCCAGTAGGGCTGCGGTCGGGGGAACCGCTGCGACCACGTAGTCGAGCAGGGGCACGACGCTCGCATTGCCCGTGCCGCTGACACCGGCAACGTTGAGCGCAATGGATCCGGCCGATCCGGTCGCGGTCAGAGTGATCGCCCACCAGTCGGTCACCCGGCGTAGGCCGGCGCGGAGCATCAGCAGTTCGCCCGCGACGATGAATGCGTCGAGGGTCGCGGGCCAGGCCCATCGCCGAACCGGGGAGCTTCCCAGCCCATGCTGTCCGGCGACCTGGGCGAGGTGGGCGTAGGAGAGCCAGAAGCCGCCGACGGTGAGGGCGATGATGACCGTTCCGGCTGTGGCGAGGGCGTATCCCTCGGCAGCGTGCTGGGGCGTTGCTTGCCGCCTCACTTCCTGGACGCGCCTGGTACCGGGCGTCGCGTGACTTTGCCGGGTGGTGTCGTTGGGCGTGGCGGGTGTGGTCATGCGGGGTTCTCCGGGGTTGGTTCTGCGGAGGCGATCACGGCGTTCACGCAGGGGGCGTACACGTGAGCCCCCTTCTAAAGGGGGGGCTCACGCGTGAACGCTGGCGTGCGTGTACGGCGTGAACGATCGCGTGCTCGTCTGACCTGCGGTTTTGTGCTTTGCGTGTACGCCTGCGGTGTGGCGTGGGCCGGTGTGTGGGGGAGGTCTGCGTGTACGCCCTCGTGTACGGTCCCGGCGTCCGGCGGTGGGGTCAGGAGACTGCGCCGATGTGGCGGACGGAGGTGCGGTAGCGGGCTTGCTGGCCGCCTCCGGTGCCGCCTGCGGCTCCTTCGGCCTTGTCCGCGAGTCCCGCCCTGACGAGGCGGTCCAGGGTGCGCCTGGCTTTCTCGGTGGCTGAGCGTTCCGGGTTGTTCTGGCCGCTTTGGATCATGGCGAGTTCGCGCACGGTCAGGCCGTCGGGACGCTGGCGCAGGATGCCGACCGGGTCGAGGGCGGGGTCGAGTGTCGAGGTGCCGCGTTCGTGGTCGTGGATGACCTGGAGGGGGCCGATTTCGCCGGTGGGGGTTTTGAGGTGATGCAAGGTGACGGCGAGGTCGCCCGCCTCCCCGGAGACGAAGAGGACGCTGCCCGCGCCGGATGTGATCCAGGTGGAGCCGTAGACCCGGTCCAGGGTGGGCTTCTGGGCGCGAGGGGCACCCTCGGTGGCCTTGCGCTGGTGGTGCAGCTCCATGATCTCGACGCCGTTGCGCATGGCTCGCTGGCGGGCGTTGTTGTAGGCGACACCAAGGGCATCGTCGACCAGGGTGCTCACCGCGTCCTTGAGGCTGTCGATCACGATGGTGTCGGCTTGGTGAGCGGCGGCGAGGTCGGCGAGGAGGTCGGGCTCCTTGTCCAGGGTGGCGGGCAGAGGTCCCTGCCAGACAGCGAGTCCGTCGCGCATGCGCTGCTCGTGTTCGGGTCCGACGCCGCGGGCCATGGCGCGGGCTATCTGCTTGTACCGGTCCAGTGCCAGGTACAACACCCGTCGGCTCGGCGCGACCGGCATGTCCAGGACGCTGTCCGACAGGCCCAGCCGAGCGAGGATCACCTGGTGGGCCAGCGTGGTCTTCCCGACTCCCGGCGCTCCGACGATCATCAGGCTCTCTCCCGACGACCAGGCCGTCTGCTCCCGAGTGCCCCAGAGAGGTTCGGTGTCAGTGCCGGTCTCGGTGACGAAGCGCCATCCGTCAGTGATGAACCGGGAGAGTCGCCCCGGCCCCGAGGCCAGCGCACGCTCGCGCTCCGCCTGGACCTCTGCCTCCACCTCGCTGCGGATGGCATCCGGATCGGCGCCCGGCTCCATCGCCTGCTGAGCGGTCCGGATGCCGGAGGCGCGCAGACGCCTGAGGTCGGCCATCGTGCGCACGATGCCCGCGTAATAGGCGGCACTGCTGGCGGAGGGCACAGCGTCGGCGAGCTGGTGGACGTACACCACACCGCCGACCCGCTCCAAGTCGTCCTGGGCGCGCAGCTGGTGCGACAGGGCGATTGGATCGGTCGGCTTGTCCTCGCTGTGTAGGGCAAGAATGGCCCGCCAGACCGTCTCGTGCGCGGGGCGGTAGAAATCGGCCGCGTCGAGCAGCAGGCGCACTTCGTCGATCACCGCGCCCTTGTGCATGCAGGCCCCCAGCACGGCGGCCTCGGCGTCGACGTCGTGCGGCGGAACCGCGGTGAGGTCGCCGGCCGTGGGCTGGCGGCCGGTTCCCGCGAGGTGTGGCGCGGTCGGCCGGGGTTCGTCCATACTGGACATTGAGCTCCTCAACTTGCGGGCCGTACGGGACGGCGAATCCCAGGCCACGCGGGTCAATCGTTCAGGGATGGGCGGTTACGAGAGTTCGTGCTTGGCCCCCGGCGTTCGTAGCGTCGGGGGCTTTTTGCGTTCGCCCACGTTCGAGGGCGGACGCCTACAGTACCCGACGTTTTCGGAAGCGCAACGGTTGCATTCGGCTCTGGAATGGTGTTTAGTTTTCACTATCGCCCCGGCTGTCCGTCGGGCCCCGGCAAGGAGGTGCAGTGAT
This sequence is a window from Streptomyces sp. NBC_01217. Protein-coding genes within it:
- a CDS encoding relaxase/mobilization nuclease domain-containing protein, yielding MIAAIKPAGSNTRGLLAYLYGRGTHDEHLDPHIVAAFAMLAMPDPGRNEMATLTELGHYLDEPVRLRNSEFGKPVTDHVWHCPVRAAPEDRHLSDAEWGEIARRIVAAAGISPEDDNLACRWIAVRHADDHIHILATTVREDGRRPKLHDSGIRVGDECREIEKDYGLRQLKKGDRTGTRRPTQAEMHKAERLGWEQTSQQWLEDRIRAAIPHVTDAEELLAYLEADDVLVKPKRGPSGDLLGYAVGRPGDLNKDGAQIYKPGGKVAPDLSLPKLKTRLETSQPEEHPTARRNRPTTPWHQATDALDTLHSELADTSTGDEGGDARVQAHIAALGELMEATAQKAPADLRVELQAASKAFARAQRSQIRAEDRAADTVRIAARDIVHTATGPDGSALAALLAALVWATIVAGRWHEAKHHAHQADAARRAVQHLQVAADHALVPTLAELERRQPKQEARRTLAGDVRAVVPDHAERILTDAGWPALATVLADAEARGHQPHQLLREAAAQRELATARQPARVLITRIQHTGRNPVPNRRAEAARRRSTTGTWPAGSATSAPQQAGPAATPGRNNRPRR
- a CDS encoding MobC family plasmid mobilization relaxosome protein → MAETAQRQGAPDREVGGEGGPAPDTLHTVQREILRPVRAAETAVGEPAVKSAQPTIRRFTGSKRTVRVGPLRFTGDEHAGLQEAAIEHGYKGDSGFAADVVLAFVTGRFTANLPLSEDRRRTHHFRAQVLRQLNRIGVNVNQIARALNSDRTPPDVRERLDELHHLLSLIAEAMREPADPTEV
- a CDS encoding DUF2637 domain-containing protein, whose protein sequence is MTTPATPNDTTRQSHATPGTRRVQEVRRQATPQHAAEGYALATAGTVIIALTVGGFWLSYAHLAQVAGQHGLGSSPVRRWAWPATLDAFIVAGELLMLRAGLRRVTDWWAITLTATGSAGSIALNVAGVSGTGNASVVPLLDYVVAAVPPTAALLAFGVLMRQIHQLVDRPLDHAATSSVETPEPPATPSAHATKPQATASGMPPPRISKPQPRGGRPVSATVEELVEIGRIAAAEKRKLTRSIVQQAIRDKGHTVSGRRLTDVMKILRPEPGAGRNAD
- a CDS encoding DnaB-like helicase N-terminal domain-containing protein: MDEPRPTAPHLAGTGRQPTAGDLTAVPPHDVDAEAAVLGACMHKGAVIDEVRLLLDAADFYRPAHETVWRAILALHSEDKPTDPIALSHQLRAQDDLERVGGVVYVHQLADAVPSASSAAYYAGIVRTMADLRRLRASGIRTAQQAMEPGADPDAIRSEVEAEVQAERERALASGPGRLSRFITDGWRFVTETGTDTEPLWGTREQTAWSSGESLMIVGAPGVGKTTLAHQVILARLGLSDSVLDMPVAPSRRVLYLALDRYKQIARAMARGVGPEHEQRMRDGLAVWQGPLPATLDKEPDLLADLAAAHQADTIVIDSLKDAVSTLVDDALGVAYNNARQRAMRNGVEIMELHHQRKATEGAPRAQKPTLDRVYGSTWITSGAGSVLFVSGEAGDLAVTLHHLKTPTGEIGPLQVIHDHERGTSTLDPALDPVGILRQRPDGLTVRELAMIQSGQNNPERSATEKARRTLDRLVRAGLADKAEGAAGGTGGGQQARYRTSVRHIGAVS